In Dysgonomonadaceae bacterium zrk40, one genomic interval encodes:
- a CDS encoding LacI family DNA-binding transcriptional regulator translates to MGQITLKDIAKALNLSPSTVSRAMKDHPAISHETRELVQAYALEHKYKPNTLAMQLRTNRNNTIGVIVPEIVHYFFSTVLSGIQMEAENDGYNVLFCQSNEDFDREVRSVETLLDARVCGILASQSKTTAQFDHFREIIDDGVHLVFFDRICTGINTDKVVVDDYAGAYHAVEHLIQSGCRQIAFLGATSTLPIANNRRMGYEDALRKHKFPVESGMSRICDTVELARKVVPEMLQQQSVPDAFFCINDEVASSCIQIIKAAGYRIPDDISVCGFTNSYLAEVTDPTLTSVDQHGFEMGRTAARLLINRIEGSETKQGVVSRLIKTDLVIRGSTR, encoded by the coding sequence ATGGGGCAGATCACCTTAAAGGATATCGCAAAAGCACTCAACTTGTCGCCATCCACCGTTTCACGGGCGATGAAAGATCATCCCGCCATCAGTCATGAGACACGTGAACTGGTGCAGGCTTATGCTTTGGAACACAAGTATAAGCCCAATACACTTGCCATGCAGTTGCGCACCAACAGGAACAATACCATCGGAGTGATTGTGCCGGAGATTGTGCATTATTTTTTCTCCACGGTGCTGTCGGGTATCCAGATGGAAGCGGAGAATGACGGTTACAATGTTCTTTTCTGTCAATCAAATGAGGACTTTGATCGTGAGGTGCGAAGCGTGGAGACACTACTCGATGCACGAGTATGCGGAATCCTGGCATCACAATCGAAGACAACGGCTCAGTTTGATCATTTCCGTGAAATCATCGACGATGGGGTGCACCTGGTCTTTTTTGATCGCATCTGCACCGGCATCAACACCGACAAGGTGGTGGTCGATGACTATGCTGGTGCCTATCATGCGGTGGAACATCTGATTCAGTCCGGATGCCGACAGATTGCCTTTTTGGGGGCAACAAGCACGCTACCCATCGCGAACAACCGTAGAATGGGATATGAGGATGCTTTGCGAAAACATAAGTTTCCGGTGGAGAGCGGGATGAGCAGGATCTGCGACACGGTCGAGTTGGCGCGCAAGGTGGTGCCTGAGATGTTGCAACAGCAATCGGTGCCGGATGCCTTCTTTTGTATCAATGATGAGGTCGCATCTTCCTGTATTCAGATCATCAAAGCTGCCGGTTATCGTATCCCGGATGATATCTCGGTATGCGGTTTCACCAACAGCTACCTCGCCGAGGTGACCGATCCTACGCTTACAAGCGTTGACCAGCACGGTTTTGAGATGGGTCGTACGGCTGCCAGGCTTCTGATCAACCGCATCGAAGGCAGTGAAACAAAGCAGGGTGTTGTGAGCCGACTGATTAAAACCGACCTGGTGATAAGAGGCTCCACACGCTAA
- a CDS encoding arginine deiminase: MKENKPLPLSVQSEIGHLEAVLMHYPGAEVENMTPRNAQRALYSDILNLSIARREYNQLLGVLQKHSSVYKVTELLTKLLTSEEHKKRLIGQICAAEEVPDYFDYLTNLPPVTLATILIEGLPLKVSTLTDFLREEYYALKPLYNFYFTRDASAVIGNSALICKMANSVRMREAMIMNAIFGSGLFFEGKKLNSYEISHHNPEVKIEGGDLLVLREDILLIGNGSRTTTQGIDMLVKEFCRNGSGKKHVIVQQLPESPESFIHLDMVFTMLDRDKAMVYKPLILDSSRYQTVHIQIDNGKVAKISAAGGILSLLRKLGLELEPVVCGGKADDWDQEREQWHSGANFLAIAPGKVLSYARNVHTLEELNKHGFQVVSAAEVIDGRYDVTSPGRCVITLEGSELPRGGGGPRCMTMPLRRSTVSW; the protein is encoded by the coding sequence ATGAAGGAAAATAAACCATTGCCCCTTTCGGTGCAATCTGAGATTGGCCACTTGGAAGCAGTATTGATGCACTATCCGGGTGCAGAGGTGGAAAATATGACCCCCCGTAACGCACAGAGAGCGCTATACAGCGACATCCTGAACCTCTCAATTGCCCGCAGGGAATACAACCAGCTGCTGGGGGTGTTGCAGAAACATTCTTCTGTATACAAGGTAACTGAACTGCTCACAAAGCTGTTGACATCGGAAGAGCATAAAAAAAGACTGATTGGACAGATCTGTGCAGCAGAAGAGGTACCCGACTATTTTGATTATCTGACCAATTTACCACCGGTAACACTTGCCACCATTTTAATCGAGGGGCTTCCCCTAAAGGTCAGTACGCTTACCGATTTTCTCAGGGAAGAGTACTATGCCCTCAAACCGCTCTACAACTTCTATTTCACCCGCGATGCTTCTGCGGTGATTGGCAACAGTGCCCTCATTTGCAAGATGGCCAACAGTGTACGCATGCGGGAAGCAATGATCATGAATGCCATCTTCGGCAGCGGCCTCTTTTTCGAGGGTAAGAAACTCAATAGCTATGAAATTTCACATCACAACCCGGAGGTGAAAATTGAGGGGGGTGACCTGCTGGTGTTGAGAGAGGACATACTTCTGATTGGCAACGGTTCCAGAACAACCACCCAGGGCATTGACATGCTGGTGAAGGAATTCTGCCGGAACGGATCGGGGAAAAAACATGTGATCGTGCAACAGCTGCCTGAATCACCCGAATCATTTATTCATCTCGACATGGTCTTTACCATGCTTGACAGGGATAAGGCGATGGTCTACAAACCACTGATCCTGGATAGCTCCCGTTACCAAACCGTTCACATCCAGATCGACAACGGAAAGGTTGCCAAGATCAGCGCTGCAGGAGGCATCCTGAGTCTGCTCAGGAAGTTGGGATTGGAGCTGGAGCCGGTGGTATGTGGCGGCAAGGCTGACGATTGGGATCAGGAGCGGGAGCAGTGGCACAGTGGTGCCAACTTCCTGGCAATTGCACCTGGCAAAGTGCTCTCCTATGCACGCAATGTTCACACCTTGGAGGAGCTCAACAAGCATGGTTTTCAAGTGGTGAGCGCAGCGGAGGTGATTGATGGCCGTTACGATGTCACTTCTCCCGGCCGTTGTGTGATCACCCTTGAAGGATCTGAACTGCCGCGCGGTGGTGGCGGTCCCCGTTGTATGACCATGCCGCTGCGTCGTTCAACCGTGAGTTGGTAA
- a CDS encoding YjjG family noncanonical pyrimidine nucleotidase, with translation MQYKNLFIDLDDTLWDIHQNGKECLEEIYHDYNYAEFYPTFEEYYNVYMPGNHRLWAKYRQGEIRKEELIVERFLAPVRPFGITDPEYAKRLSDDFLDRTTRKTRLIDGTMELLEYLLPRYRMHILSNGFREVQYKKIENSGLKPFFDKIILSEDAGINKPHPDMFTYALKNTNSRRNQTLMIGDSWEADIVGARNSRIDQIWFNPTGEPAVDFQPTHTVRSLAEIRDIL, from the coding sequence ATGCAGTACAAAAATTTATTCATTGATCTGGACGACACCCTTTGGGATATCCATCAAAACGGTAAAGAGTGCCTCGAAGAGATATACCATGATTATAATTACGCGGAATTTTATCCAACCTTCGAGGAGTATTACAACGTATACATGCCGGGCAATCATCGGCTGTGGGCGAAGTACCGTCAGGGTGAGATCCGCAAAGAGGAACTTATTGTAGAACGTTTTCTGGCTCCCGTAAGACCGTTTGGTATCACCGACCCTGAATATGCAAAACGGCTCAGTGATGATTTTCTGGATCGCACCACCCGCAAAACACGTTTGATCGATGGGACCATGGAGCTGTTGGAATACCTGCTACCCAGGTACCGAATGCATATCCTCTCCAACGGATTCAGGGAGGTGCAGTACAAGAAGATTGAAAACTCAGGATTGAAACCTTTCTTCGATAAGATCATCCTTTCGGAAGATGCAGGGATCAACAAGCCTCACCCCGATATGTTCACCTATGCGCTCAAAAACACAAACTCACGGCGCAACCAGACGCTGATGATTGGCGACAGCTGGGAAGCTGATATTGTGGGGGCACGTAACAGCCGTATAGACCAGATATGGTTTAATCCGACAGGTGAACCTGCGGTTGATTTTCAACCCACGCACACTGTACGAAGTCTCGCTGAGATCAGGGATATTCTCTGA
- a CDS encoding IS982 family transposase, whose translation MITTDKVIEIFCIADDFCAEYENEIQNHQLQAGGTTKRRNRKTQMSQSEIIAVMVCFHCGTFHNFKNYYLFYICKHMKSYFPNAVSYNRFVELQPRVIVPFMLLLKLFGFGECTGITYVDSTPIKVCHNKRIHSNKVFRDLAQRGKSTMGWFFGFKLHLVCNEKGELLNFSLTKGNVDDRNPDVINVLTKDLFGKLYADKGYISTKLFEMLFDQGVHLVTGIRSNMKNSLMSFRDKILLRKRSVIESINDELKNICQIEHSRHRSTHNFIMNIIAALVAYCFFPKKPSIKFEVEKSSQLTIWG comes from the coding sequence ATGATCACAACAGACAAAGTTATTGAAATATTTTGTATTGCCGACGATTTTTGTGCAGAATATGAGAATGAAATTCAGAATCATCAACTTCAAGCCGGGGGTACAACTAAAAGGAGAAACAGGAAAACGCAAATGTCCCAGAGCGAGATTATTGCCGTGATGGTCTGTTTCCACTGCGGAACCTTCCATAATTTCAAGAATTATTACCTGTTTTATATTTGCAAACACATGAAGAGCTATTTTCCAAATGCCGTTTCCTACAACCGTTTTGTCGAGTTGCAACCCAGGGTGATTGTACCTTTCATGCTCTTGCTCAAACTCTTTGGATTTGGTGAATGCACAGGCATTACATATGTGGATAGCACTCCCATTAAAGTATGTCATAACAAGCGTATACACTCGAATAAAGTATTCAGGGATCTGGCACAAAGAGGGAAAAGTACGATGGGCTGGTTTTTTGGATTCAAGCTTCATCTGGTCTGTAACGAAAAGGGTGAATTGCTGAATTTCTCTCTCACAAAAGGCAATGTCGACGATAGAAACCCTGACGTAATCAATGTTCTTACCAAAGATCTTTTCGGTAAACTATATGCAGACAAGGGTTACATCAGCACAAAGCTCTTCGAGATGCTGTTTGACCAGGGTGTTCATTTAGTGACCGGTATACGCTCAAATATGAAAAATTCCCTGATGTCATTCCGCGACAAGATTCTCTTACGCAAAAGATCTGTAATTGAGTCCATCAATGATGAACTGAAGAATATCTGCCAGATAGAACATTCAAGGCATCGTTCCACACATAATTTCATCATGAACATAATTGCTGCATTGGTGGCATATTGTTTCTTTCCCAAAAAGCCTTCAATCAAATTTGAAGTGGAAAAGTCAAGTCAATTAACCATTTGGGGATAA